One genomic segment of Naumovozyma castellii chromosome 9, complete genome includes these proteins:
- the MYO2 gene encoding myosin 2 (ancestral locus Anc_7.68) — MSFEVGTRCWYPSKEQGWIGAEVTKNDLKDGTYFMELTLEDNEVVNVETKDLTNEKDPSLPLLRNPPILESTEDLTTLSYLNEPAVLHAIKQRYSQLNIYTYSGIVLIATNPFDRMDQLYSQDMIQAYSGKRRGEIEPHLFAIAEEAYRLMKNDKQNQTIVVSGESGAGKTVSAKYIMRYFASCDEENSSNMGNLQHTAEMSETEERILATNPIMEAFGNAKTTRNDNSSRFGKYLEILFDKETAIIGAKMRTYLLERSRLVYQPKTERNYHIFYQILAGLPEDVKQELHLTKADDYFYMNQGGEPEIAGIDDVSEYGITIKALTLVGVAPETQQHIFKILAALLHIGNIEIKKTRNDSSLSSDEPNLKIACELLGVDPSNFAKWITKKQIVTRSEKIVSNLNYSQALVARDSVAKFIYSALFDWLVTNINTVLCNPAVLDQIHSFIGVLDIYGFEHFEKNSFEQFCINYANEKLQQEFNQHVFKLEQEEYIKEEIEWSFIEFNDNQPCIDLIENKLGILSLLDEESRLPAGSDESWTQKLYQTLDKPPTNKVFSKPRFGQTKFVVSHYALDVAYDVEGFIEKNRDTVSDGHLEVLKATTNDTLSTILESVEESARKVEEAKKNAASQDQKQLKKPTPIRQVQRKPTLGSMFKLSLIELMQTINSTNVHYIRCIKPNGEKEAWKFDNLMVLSQLRACGVLETIRISCAGFPSRWTFNEFILRYYILIPPVEWAPIFQKNDLTEQDVINLCKKILAATVQDKEKYQIGNTKIFFKAGMLAYFEKLRSTKMNSAIVLIQKHIRSKYYRKQYMLMKASLSLLGAYSKGTVIRQRVEYELEQHAATLIQTMYRGYSKRSYISGVISSIVKLQSRIREELEQREMQSKYESNAAISIQSRIRAFVPRKAYESKRRDTIVVQSLIRRRIAQRDFKKLKADAKSVHHLKEVSYKLENKVIQLTQNLAAKVKENRQLSKRLEELQATMVTVSELQDQLEAQKMENQKALADQKDGFVLDSKSLKDQLIKANKDVESVKFELATLTAKYTEMEAESKNQLDELERTKTLLTESKTQNSDLYSEIKSLKEELAHLQTSIALGTVTTNTNIVPHTPSRENRMPSGHMRAAEENISPNQLKSIPSDTAADHVSVNGYGMDDDIINTNTLTQINEELYRLLEGTDVLNNEITEGLLKGFQVPDAGVAIQLSRRDVVYPARILIIVLSEMWRFGLTKQSESFLAQVLTTIQKVVTTLKGIDLIPSGAFWLANVRELYSFVVFAQHSILTEESFKKGMNDEEYNEYVSLVTELKEDFESLSYNIYNIWLKKLQKDLQKKAINAVVVSESLPGFNASESNGFLNKIFNSGEEYTMDDILTFFNNIFWCMKSFHIENEVFRTVIITLLNYVDTICFNDLIMKRNFLSWKRGLQLNYNVTRLEEWCKTHGLPDGAQYLQHLIQTAKLLQLRKYTIEDIDMVRGICSSLSPAQLQKLISQYHVADYESPIPQDILKYVADIVKKESTSAHNDIFLHPETGPFNDPFVAVKTRKFDQVEAYIPSWLVLPVTKRIVDLVAQQVTVPDA, encoded by the coding sequence ATGTCGTTCGAGGTAGGAACTCGCTGCTGGTACCCAAGTAAAGAGCAAGGTTGGATAGGCGCGGAAGTGACtaaaaatgatttaaaaGATGGGACATATTTCATGGAATTGACATTGGAGGATAATGAGGTTGTTAATGTTGAAACTAAGGATCTAACCAACGAAAAGGATCCCAGTTTGCCATTGTTAAGAAATCCACCTATCTTGGAATCAACCGAGGATTTAACTACTTTGTCATATTTAAACGAACCCGCCGTTCTTCATGCAATAAAGCAACGTTATTCGCAATTGAACATCTATACTTATTCTGGTATAGTTTTAATTGCAACAAATCCTTTTGATAGAATGGATCAATTATACTCACAAGATATGATTCAGGCATATTCAGGAAAACGTCGGGGTGAAATAGAACCACATTTGTTTGCCATTGCTGAAGAAGCTTATagattgatgaaaaatgaCAAACAAAATCAAACTATTGTGGTTAGTGGTGAATCTGGGGCCGGTAAGACAGTGTCTGCCAAGTACATTATGCGTTATTTTGCCTCATGTGATGAGGAGAACTCTTCCAATATGGGAAATTTACAGCATACTGCGGAGATGTCCGAGACAGAAGAGAGAATACTGGCTACTAATCCTATTATGGAAGCTTTTGGTAATGCTAAGACTACAAGAAatgataattcatcaagaTTTGGGAAATATCTAGAAATCTTATTCGATAAAGAAACTGCCATTATAGGTGCTAAAATGAGAACATATCTCTTGGAACGTTCCAGATTAGTTTATCAACCTAAAACagaaagaaattatcaTATTTTCTATCAAATATTGGCTGGTCTACCTGAGGATGTGAAACAAGAATTACACCTAACAAAAGCAGATGATTATTTCTACATGAATCAAGGTGGGGAACCTGAGATTGCTGGAATAGATGATGTAAGCGAATATGGTATTACTATAAAGGCGTTGACTTTGGTTGGAGTGGCTCCAGAAACTCAACAgcatattttcaaaattttagCAGCATTATTACATATCgggaatattgaaattaaaaagaCAAGAAACGATTCCTCTTTATCCTCAGATGAACCTAATCTAAAAATTGCGTGTGAATTACTAGGTGTTGATCCTTCCAATTTCGCCAAGTGGATCACAAAGAAGCAAATCGTTACTAGGTCTGAGAAAATTGTCTCTAATCTAAATTACTCACAAGCGTTGGTGGCCAGAGATTCAGTGgctaaatttatttattccGCACTATTCGATTGGTTAGTCACGAATATTAACACAGTCTTGTGTAATCCAGCTGTTCttgatcaaattcattCCTTTATCGGTGTTCTAGATATTTATGGGTTTGAgcattttgaaaagaacTCTTTTGAACAATTTTGTATTAATTATGCCAATGAGAAGCTACAACAAGAATTCAATCAGCATGTCTTCAAACtagaacaagaagaatatattaagGAAGAAATCGAATGGTcttttattgaatttaacgACAACCAACCTTGCATTGATCTAATAGAAAACAAATTGGGTATATTATCCCTACTGGACGAAGAAAGTAGGCTACCTGCTGGTTCAGATGAATCCTGGACCCAAAAACTGTATCAAACATTAGATAAGCCACCAACCAATAAGGTCTTCTCCAAGCCACGTTTTGGACAAACAAAATTTGTGGTCAGTCATTACGCTTTGGACGTTGCTTACGATGTTGAAGggtttattgaaaagaatagaGATACTGTTTCCGATGGGCACTTGGAAGTATTGAAGGCAACCACCAACGATACATTATCTACAATTCTAGAAAGTGTGGAAGAATCTGCTAGAAAGGTGGAAGAAGCCAAGAAGAATGCTGCATCACAGGATCAAAAGCAATTAAAAAAGCCAACACCAATCAGGCAGGTACAAAGGAAGCCAACATTAGGGTCCATGTTCAAACtatcattaattgaattaatgCAAACGATCAATTCAACGAATGTTCATTATATCAGATGTATTAAACCAAATGGAGAAAAGGAGGCGTggaaatttgataatttgatGGTTTTGTCTCAACTGAGAGCATGTGGTGTTTTAGAAACAATTAGAATCTCTTGTGCTGGTTTTCCCTCTAGATGGacattcaatgaatttatcctaagatattatattttaattcCACCTGTAGAATGGGCACCTatcttccaaaaaaatgatCTTACGGAACAAGATGTCATCAACCTTTGTAAGAAAATCCTTGCCGCTACAGTACAAGATAAGGAAAAGTATCAAATTGGTAATACtaaaatcttctttaaGGCTGGTATGCTTgcatattttgaaaaactaaGAAGTACCAAGATGAATAGTGCTATCGttttaattcaaaaacatATTCGTTCCAAATATTACCGTAAACAATATATGCTAATGAAGgcttcattatcattattgggTGCCTATTCTAAGGGTACAGTAATTCGTCAAAGGGTCGAGTATGAACTAGAACAACATGCCGCTACATTAATTCAAACAATGTATAGAGGTTACTCAAAGCGTTCGTATATATCTGGTGTTATCTCCAGTATTGTTAAACTTCAATCCAGAATTAGAGAGGAATTGGAACAACGTGAAATGCAAAGCAAATACGAAAGTAATGCTGCTATCTCTATCCAAAGTAGAATTAGAGCATTTGTTCCAAGAAAGGCGTACGAATCAAAGAGGAGAGATACTATTGTTGTGCAATCGTTAATTAGAAGACGTATCGCACAAAGGGACTTTAAGAAACTGAAGGCCGATGCTAAGAGTGTTCATCACCTAAAAGAAGTAAGTTATAAGTTGGAAAATAAGGTCATTCAATTAACTCAAAACTTAGCTGCAAAGGTGAAGGAAAACAGACAACTCTCAAAGCGTTTGGAAGAATTACAGGCAACTATGGTGACAGTAAGTGAATTACAAGACCAATTAGAAGCTcagaaaatggaaaaccAAAAGGCTCTTGCTGATCAAAAGGACGGTTTTGTTCTAGATTCTAAATCATTAAAGgatcaattaataaagGCTAATAAGGATGTTGAAAGTGTTAAGTTTGAACTTGCCACTTTGACAGCCAAATACACAGAAATGGAAGCAGAATCAAAGAATCAATTGGATGAGTTAGAAAGAACAAAGACTCTATTAACAGAATCTAAGACTCAGAACTCCGACTTATACAGTGAgataaaatctttaaaagAGGAATTAGCTCACTTGCAGACTTCGATTGCGTTAGGCACTGTTACAACGAACACGAATATTGTGCCACATACGCCATCAAGAGAAAATAGGATGCCAAGTGGACATATGCGTGCTGCTGAGGAAAATATATCACCTAACCAATTGAAATCAATACCTTCAGATACAGCTGCAGACCATGTTTCTGTTAATGGATACGGCatggatgatgatattataaATACCAACACGTTGACACAAATAAATGAAGAGTTGTATAGATTATTGGAAGGTACTGACGtcttaaataatgaaattacGGAAGGATTACTTAAGGGATTCCAAGTTCCCGATGCTGGTGTTGCTATTCAATTGAGCAGAAGAGATGTTGTTTATCCAGCTAGAATTTTAATTATTGTATTGAGTGAAATGTGGAGATTTGGTTTAACCAAACAGAGTGAAAGTTTTTTGGCTCAAGTCTTAACTACAATTCAAAAAGTTGTTACCACTTTAAAGGGTATTGATCTCATTCCAAGTGGTGCCTTTTGGTTAGCAAATGTCCGtgaattatattcttttgttgTATTTGCCCAACATTCTATCTTGACTGAAGAATCTTTCAAGAAAGGTatgaatgatgaagaatataatgagTATGTTTCCTTGGTTACAGAACtgaaagaagattttgaatctCTAAGTTACAACATTTATAATATCTGGTTAAAGAAGCTACAAAAGGATTTACAGAAAAAGGCCATTAATGCTGTGGTTGTGTCTGAATCGTTACCAGGTTTCAATGCAAGCGAATCGAACGGATTcttgaacaaaatatttaattcagGTGAAGAGTATACCATGGATGATATTTTaaccttcttcaataacatATTTTGGTGCATGAAATCGTTCcacattgaaaatgaagttTTCCGTACTGTTATTATTACGTTATTAAACTATGTGGATACGATATGTTTCAATGATTTAATTATGAAACGTAATTTCTTATCTTGGAAACGTGGTTTACAATTGAACTATAATGTTACAAGGTTAGAAGAGTGGTGTAAGACACATGGACTACCCGATGGAGCTCAATATTTACAACATTTAATTCAAACAGCAAAACTATTGCAGTTAAGAAAGTATACTATTGAGGATATTGATATGGTACGTGGTATTTGTTCATCTCTATCACCTGCTCAATTGcaaaaattaatttccCAATATCATGTTGCTGATTATGAATCTCCCATTCCtcaagatattttgaagtaTGTTGCTGACATTGTTAAGAAGGAATCTACCAGCGCACATAACGATATTTTCCTACATCCAGAAACTGGTCCATTTAATGATCCATTTGTTGCTGTTAAGACCAGAAAATTCGATCAAGTCGAAGCCTATATTCCATCGTGGTTAGTATTACCTGTTACTAAAAGAATTGTTGATCTTGTTGCACAGCAAGTGACAGTACCAGATGCCTAA